Proteins from one Candidatus Binatota bacterium genomic window:
- a CDS encoding twin-arginine translocase TatA/TatE family subunit has product MFGLGVTELIIILVIILIMFGAGKLPEIGEGLGRGIKNFRRATRQSDEIDVTPASESEQGDDDNGDVSGGGQAGGGPTQPGS; this is encoded by the coding sequence ATGTTCGGACTGGGTGTTACCGAGCTCATAATCATACTCGTGATCATCCTGATCATGTTCGGTGCCGGCAAGTTGCCGGAAATCGGCGAAGGATTGGGTAGGGGGATCAAGAATTTCCGGCGGGCCACCCGGCAGTCCGACGAGATTGACGTCACCCCGGCATCGGAATCCGAACAGGGTGATGACGATAACGGCGATGTCAGCGGTGGTGGCCAGGCAGGGGGCGGGCCGACACAACCCGGTAGCTGA
- a CDS encoding glycosyltransferase family 2 protein, giving the protein MECELTVVLPAYNEAGNIGEVVAETERVLSEQQIDYEIRVVDDGSTDGTALVLDALQRNNARVSISTHPLNRGYGAAVKSGLRGARGAHVLVSDGDGQFSMMGFDSLWKARREADLVLGFRLTRRDPAHRRAAGWIYSRLVVPLLFGLRVRDVNCGYKLFSRAAIDGLEPHANGALVYAELLARALKRGASLTEVGVEHLPRGSGTSTGLKPSVVFRALRELSRVRAAINREGPVPGGVFTAAVRDGEALLGSQAGLRPGDDALQSPPS; this is encoded by the coding sequence GTGGAATGTGAATTAACGGTGGTTCTGCCCGCGTACAACGAGGCGGGCAATATTGGCGAGGTGGTCGCCGAGACCGAGCGGGTGCTCAGTGAGCAGCAGATAGACTACGAAATACGCGTGGTTGACGATGGCAGTACCGACGGTACCGCGCTGGTGCTCGATGCTTTGCAGCGCAACAACGCGAGGGTGAGCATCAGTACCCATCCGCTCAACCGGGGTTATGGCGCGGCGGTAAAGAGTGGTCTGCGCGGCGCGAGGGGCGCCCACGTTCTCGTGAGTGATGGGGACGGGCAGTTTTCGATGATGGGCTTTGATTCGCTGTGGAAGGCCCGCCGCGAGGCCGACCTCGTGCTGGGCTTTCGCCTGACCAGGCGTGATCCGGCCCACCGGCGTGCCGCTGGGTGGATCTACAGTCGCCTGGTAGTGCCGCTGTTGTTCGGTCTGCGGGTCCGCGACGTGAATTGCGGCTACAAGCTGTTTTCACGTGCTGCTATTGATGGCCTTGAGCCCCACGCGAATGGCGCGTTGGTTTACGCGGAGTTGTTGGCCCGCGCGCTCAAGCGAGGCGCGAGTTTGACCGAGGTTGGGGTCGAGCATCTTCCCCGCGGATCGGGCACCTCCACCGGCCTCAAGCCCTCGGTGGTGTTTCGGGCCCTACGGGAGTTGTCGCGCGTGAGGGCTGCCATCAACCGCGAAGGGCCTGTGCCGGGCGGCGTCTTTACGGCTGCGGTACGCGACGGTGAAGCGCTGCTCGGCAGCCAGGCAGGCTTGCGGCCGGGCGACGATGCGTTACAATCCCCGCCTTCCTAG
- a CDS encoding flavin reductase, translating to MDSNSFRDIMGGFATGVTVVTTCVDGLYHGFTANAVSSVSLDPPLLLVCADKGGIAHGQLARAESFGVSILSAEQEAVSNLFASRGEPGAGGMRDLPFRVGESGAPLLDGALAWLECRSHSQAEGGDHTIFFGEAVDGGSNAEQGPLLFFRGGYRFVSPAG from the coding sequence ATGGACAGCAATAGCTTCAGAGACATCATGGGCGGCTTTGCCACGGGAGTTACCGTGGTCACGACTTGCGTAGACGGGCTCTACCACGGGTTTACGGCCAACGCCGTGAGCTCTGTGTCCCTGGATCCTCCCCTGCTGCTCGTCTGTGCCGACAAGGGTGGTATAGCCCACGGCCAGCTTGCGCGCGCCGAGAGCTTTGGCGTCAGCATCCTGTCGGCCGAACAGGAAGCGGTGTCCAACCTTTTTGCGTCCAGGGGTGAGCCCGGAGCAGGGGGCATGCGGGATCTGCCGTTTCGCGTGGGCGAATCGGGGGCTCCACTGCTCGACGGCGCCTTGGCCTGGCTGGAATGCCGAAGCCACTCCCAGGCCGAGGGGGGCGACCACACGATATTTTTCGGTGAAGCGGTCGATGGCGGCAGCAATGCCGAACAGGGCCCGTTGCTGTTTTTCCGCGGCGGCTACCGCTTCGTCTCACCCGCCGGCTAA
- a CDS encoding VOC family protein, with protein MSDRPFSVLGIQQIAVGSLDKGALRRLWVDTLGLTVTGDFRSEKENVDEDITVAGSGPLKVEVDLMQPIDPEKRPAVHNPPLNHIGLWIDDLAAAVTWLGEQGMRFTPGGIRKGAAGFDVCFIHPKGNEESPISGEGVLIELVQAPEAVIEAFKKVASL; from the coding sequence ATGAGTGACAGACCGTTCAGCGTACTGGGTATACAACAGATAGCAGTGGGAAGCCTGGACAAGGGCGCCCTGCGAAGACTGTGGGTAGACACCCTGGGCCTCACCGTTACCGGCGATTTTCGAAGCGAAAAGGAAAACGTCGACGAAGACATTACCGTGGCCGGCAGCGGCCCGCTCAAGGTGGAAGTCGACCTCATGCAGCCGATTGACCCCGAAAAGCGCCCGGCCGTTCATAACCCCCCGCTCAACCACATCGGCTTGTGGATCGATGACCTCGCGGCCGCCGTGACCTGGCTCGGGGAACAGGGAATGCGCTTTACACCCGGCGGCATACGCAAGGGAGCTGCCGGTTTTGACGTCTGCTTTATTCACCCCAAGGGCAACGAGGAATCACCCATAAGCGGCGAAGGCGTGCTCATCGAGCTCGTTCAGGCTCCCGAAGCGGTGATCGAGGCCTTCAAGAAAGTCGCCTCGCTGTAG
- a CDS encoding valine--tRNA ligase: MAGYDPTSFEEKWYERWAGEGAFEPSADGEPYSIVIPPPNITGSLHMGHALNNTLQDILVRYQRMKGRSVLWVPGTDHAGIATQNVVERQLLEEKIDRNELGREGFEERTWKWKAESGGTITRQLRRLGVSCDWSRERFTLDEGLSQAVREVFVTLYERGLIKRDRYLTNWCPRCGTALSDIEVEHEERDGHLWHIRYPLEKGDGALEVATTRPETMLGDTAVAVHPDDERYSKLIGSGVVLPITGRVIPVIADTYVDREFGTGALKVTPAHHHDDYEMGRRHDLEMITVMNNEGCMSEEAGDFAGMDIASCREAVVERLKDEGVLVKIDEHRLSVGTCYRCHETVEPLLSEQWFMEVRDLADRTLQALDRGETRFVPAHWEKTYRSWMENIRPWCVSRQLWWGHRIPAWYCDGCGEITVAREDPTHCPACKGELRRDEDVLDTWFSSALWPFSTLGWPESSEDLARFYPTSTLVTGFDIIFFWVARMMMMGLAFMDEVPFADVYIHALVRDEQGRKMSKSVGNVIDPLAIIDEYGADALRFTLTALAAMGRDVRLADDRITGYRNFINKVWNAARFVEINRGEGEATSCLPESPRLVANRWIRSRLAAAVREVEEALDSYRFNDVASALYRFTWHEFCDWYIEISKVLLAGDEADRAETSATLNGVFEQVLRLLHPVVPFVTEELWQGLPADGRGSADFVMQAAWPEPQPSWDDPEADHEIGTIIEVLRAVRNIRAEMNISPAVELGLYLQPGEVAELVESNSALVQRLGRVASITVAADPPPGVATAVAAGCELSVPVLDHVDIGAEVDRLTREISRVEKDLQVTERKLANESFMAKAPPEVIDKTRARADSDRLERDTLQRGLERMRGLGDSP; encoded by the coding sequence GTGGCCGGTTACGATCCAACAAGTTTTGAAGAAAAGTGGTACGAACGCTGGGCGGGCGAAGGCGCGTTCGAGCCGTCGGCCGACGGCGAACCCTATTCGATAGTCATACCGCCTCCCAACATCACGGGGTCGCTGCACATGGGGCACGCCCTGAACAACACCCTGCAGGACATACTCGTGCGCTACCAGCGCATGAAGGGGCGTTCGGTGCTGTGGGTGCCGGGTACCGATCACGCCGGCATTGCCACCCAGAACGTGGTCGAGCGGCAGTTGCTCGAAGAGAAAATCGACCGCAATGAATTGGGCCGCGAGGGTTTCGAGGAACGGACCTGGAAGTGGAAAGCCGAGTCGGGGGGAACCATCACGCGGCAGCTGCGGCGGCTGGGCGTGTCCTGCGACTGGAGCCGCGAGCGCTTTACCCTCGACGAGGGCCTTTCGCAGGCGGTTCGCGAAGTCTTCGTGACCCTGTACGAGCGCGGGCTCATCAAGCGCGATCGCTACCTGACCAACTGGTGTCCGCGTTGTGGCACGGCGCTTTCCGACATCGAAGTAGAGCACGAAGAACGCGATGGGCACCTGTGGCATATTCGTTATCCGCTTGAGAAGGGCGACGGCGCGCTCGAGGTGGCCACCACCAGGCCCGAGACCATGCTCGGCGACACGGCGGTGGCGGTGCACCCCGACGACGAGCGTTACTCCAAGCTTATCGGCAGCGGTGTGGTGTTGCCGATTACCGGCCGCGTTATACCGGTCATTGCCGACACCTATGTTGACCGGGAGTTCGGCACAGGCGCGCTCAAGGTCACGCCAGCGCATCACCACGATGACTACGAGATGGGACGGCGCCACGATCTCGAGATGATAACGGTGATGAACAACGAGGGCTGCATGTCCGAAGAGGCCGGCGATTTTGCCGGTATGGATATTGCCAGCTGCCGCGAGGCCGTGGTGGAGAGGCTCAAGGACGAGGGCGTGCTGGTCAAGATTGACGAACACCGCCTCTCGGTGGGAACCTGCTACCGCTGCCACGAGACGGTTGAGCCCCTGCTGTCGGAGCAGTGGTTCATGGAAGTCCGCGACCTGGCCGACCGGACCCTGCAGGCACTTGACCGTGGAGAAACCCGCTTCGTGCCCGCCCACTGGGAGAAAACTTACCGCTCCTGGATGGAAAACATTCGCCCCTGGTGCGTTTCGAGGCAGCTGTGGTGGGGGCATCGTATCCCCGCCTGGTATTGCGACGGCTGCGGCGAGATCACGGTTGCACGTGAAGATCCCACGCATTGCCCGGCCTGCAAGGGTGAGCTGCGCCGGGACGAGGACGTGCTCGACACCTGGTTCTCCTCGGCCCTGTGGCCGTTCAGCACCCTGGGCTGGCCTGAGTCGAGCGAAGACCTTGCTCGTTTTTACCCGACCAGCACCCTGGTTACCGGCTTCGACATCATATTTTTCTGGGTCGCGCGCATGATGATGATGGGCCTGGCCTTCATGGACGAGGTGCCGTTCGCCGACGTGTACATCCACGCGTTGGTGAGGGATGAGCAGGGACGCAAGATGTCGAAGTCGGTGGGCAACGTGATCGACCCACTCGCGATCATCGACGAGTACGGTGCCGACGCGCTTCGTTTTACCCTGACCGCGCTCGCGGCCATGGGGAGAGATGTACGCCTGGCCGACGACCGCATAACCGGCTACCGGAACTTCATCAACAAGGTATGGAACGCGGCCCGCTTCGTTGAGATCAACCGCGGCGAAGGCGAAGCGACTTCCTGCCTGCCCGAATCGCCACGGTTGGTGGCCAATCGCTGGATACGCTCGCGGCTGGCGGCGGCGGTGCGCGAGGTGGAGGAAGCGCTTGACAGCTACAGGTTCAACGACGTTGCGTCGGCCTTGTACCGCTTTACCTGGCACGAGTTCTGCGACTGGTACATCGAGATATCCAAGGTGCTGCTGGCGGGTGACGAGGCCGACCGGGCGGAGACCTCGGCAACCTTGAACGGTGTTTTTGAGCAGGTGCTACGCCTGCTGCACCCGGTGGTTCCCTTTGTCACCGAGGAGCTGTGGCAGGGGCTGCCCGCCGACGGCCGTGGGAGCGCGGATTTCGTGATGCAGGCGGCGTGGCCCGAACCGCAGCCGTCCTGGGATGATCCCGAGGCCGACCACGAGATCGGTACCATCATAGAGGTCCTGAGGGCGGTGCGTAATATCCGGGCTGAAATGAACATCTCCCCCGCGGTCGAACTCGGGCTGTACCTGCAGCCGGGCGAGGTCGCGGAGCTCGTAGAGAGCAACTCGGCCTTGGTGCAAAGGCTGGGCCGGGTGGCTTCGATTACCGTGGCAGCCGACCCGCCCCCCGGCGTTGCCACCGCGGTGGCGGCTGGCTGTGAGCTTTCGGTGCCGGTGCTTGACCACGTGGACATCGGAGCCGAAGTGGACAGGCTCACCCGCGAGATTTCACGCGTGGAGAAAGACCTGCAGGTTACCGAACGCAAGCTGGCCAACGAATCGTTCATGGCCAAGGCCCCTCCCGAAGTAATCGACAAGACCCGGGCACGGGCGGATTCCGATCGGCTCGAACGCGACACGCTGCAACGCGGGCTCGAGCGCATGCGCGGCCTGGGGGATTCACCCTGA
- the nadC gene encoding carboxylating nicotinate-nucleotide diphosphorylase, protein MNFEPPLGDPVVLALLRLAFEEDLGSGDISSEATVPVACAATALVVARQPLVAAGVSLLDSVFSVMAERGRAEEEASTLSLLEQVADGARLQPGDLLCRIDGSARALLAVERTLLNLLGHLCGVASATSAVLARVEAVSSSCRVLDTRKTTTGQRALEKYAVRCGGGHNHRMGLYDAVLIKDNHVVAAGGVGAAVRAATKRAPAGVVIEVECDDLGQVEEALLAGASHLLLDNFSPAQVKLAVKLVAGRARLEASGGLGLDDVADYAAAGADDLSVGALTHSVKQADLSMELEIKTGDE, encoded by the coding sequence CTGAACTTTGAGCCTCCGCTGGGTGACCCCGTGGTGCTGGCGCTGCTGCGCCTGGCCTTCGAAGAAGACCTCGGCAGCGGAGACATCAGCAGCGAGGCCACGGTGCCCGTTGCTTGCGCCGCGACGGCGCTGGTGGTTGCACGGCAGCCGCTGGTGGCCGCCGGGGTATCGCTGCTCGATAGTGTTTTCTCGGTCATGGCCGAGCGCGGGCGCGCAGAAGAAGAAGCCTCAACCTTGTCGCTGCTTGAACAGGTCGCCGACGGTGCGCGGCTACAGCCGGGCGACCTGCTGTGCCGCATTGATGGTTCGGCGCGGGCGCTGCTCGCCGTCGAACGCACGCTGCTCAACCTTCTCGGTCACCTCTGCGGCGTGGCCAGCGCGACCAGCGCCGTGCTAGCCCGTGTGGAGGCGGTGTCGTCGTCCTGCCGGGTGCTCGACACCCGAAAGACCACTACCGGGCAGAGGGCGCTGGAGAAGTACGCAGTGCGTTGCGGCGGTGGGCACAACCACCGCATGGGGCTGTACGACGCGGTGTTGATCAAGGACAATCACGTAGTCGCAGCGGGCGGCGTAGGAGCAGCCGTCAGGGCGGCCACCAAGCGGGCGCCGGCCGGGGTGGTCATAGAAGTTGAGTGCGATGACCTCGGGCAGGTCGAGGAAGCTCTGCTGGCGGGCGCGAGTCACCTTCTGCTGGATAATTTTTCGCCCGCCCAGGTGAAGCTGGCGGTAAAACTCGTAGCCGGGAGGGCGCGGCTGGAGGCTTCGGGTGGTCTCGGGCTGGACGACGTGGCCGACTACGCTGCCGCCGGGGCCGACGACCTGTCAGTGGGCGCGCTCACTCACTCGGTCAAGCAGGCTGACCTGTCAATGGAACTGGAAATCAAGACGGGCGACGAATGA
- a CDS encoding biotin--[acetyl-CoA-carboxylase] ligase — translation MKGDDLVLAALREAEGFLSGQQLGGDLGMSRAAVWKHVAALRKAGCRIESRPGLGYRLLQSPERLQAVDVTSRLTCRVFGRELLCLSCTGSTNDELRRLAREGRAEGLAVVADEQTAGRGRLGRQWVSTAGVNLYLSLLLRPGVAPAEAPQLALLAAVAVALGLENLGLEPEIKWPNDVLLKGAKVCGILTEMEAEADRVDFVVVGVGVNLNSRASDFPPELQDKATSVLMHSGAKVDRAAFLADLLSRFELLYEQYTAGGFAAIRGQWEMRCVMIGRKINVNAGGRIIGGICEGIDTDGALLVKGRKDEPVQRVLAGDVTVLDGYMKAGN, via the coding sequence ATGAAAGGCGACGATCTCGTGCTGGCCGCGCTCCGTGAAGCCGAGGGCTTTCTTTCAGGTCAACAACTCGGTGGCGATCTAGGCATGAGCAGGGCCGCCGTATGGAAACACGTGGCGGCGCTCAGGAAAGCCGGCTGCCGTATCGAGAGTCGCCCCGGGCTGGGCTACCGGCTGCTGCAATCACCCGAACGCTTGCAGGCCGTCGACGTTACTTCGCGCTTGACGTGCCGCGTGTTCGGGCGCGAGCTGCTGTGCCTGTCTTGCACGGGTTCGACCAACGACGAACTTCGTCGCCTGGCTCGCGAGGGGAGGGCCGAGGGCCTGGCCGTTGTTGCCGATGAGCAGACAGCCGGGCGTGGGCGCCTGGGCAGGCAGTGGGTGTCGACGGCCGGGGTCAACCTCTACCTGTCGTTGCTGTTGCGGCCGGGCGTTGCCCCGGCCGAGGCTCCGCAGCTGGCCCTGCTGGCCGCAGTGGCGGTGGCCCTGGGCCTCGAAAACCTCGGCCTCGAGCCCGAAATCAAGTGGCCTAACGACGTACTGCTCAAGGGGGCAAAAGTCTGTGGTATTCTCACCGAGATGGAGGCAGAGGCCGACCGCGTGGATTTTGTCGTGGTGGGGGTGGGCGTCAACCTCAACAGCCGGGCTTCTGATTTTCCACCCGAGCTGCAGGACAAGGCTACCTCGGTGCTCATGCACAGCGGTGCGAAGGTTGACCGGGCGGCCTTTCTCGCCGACCTGCTGTCGCGCTTTGAGCTGCTCTACGAGCAGTACACTGCAGGTGGTTTCGCTGCCATCCGCGGCCAGTGGGAGATGCGCTGCGTCATGATCGGCCGCAAAATAAACGTCAATGCAGGGGGCCGTATCATTGGCGGAATCTGCGAGGGTATTGACACGGATGGTGCACTTCTGGTCAAAGGTAGGAAGGACGAGCCTGTGCAGCGTGTGCTGGCAGGGGATGTCACGGTGCTGGATGGCTATATGAAGGCAGGGAATTGA
- a CDS encoding type III pantothenate kinase encodes MTPGTSGDQLLMAIDVGNTHTVIGLYRGAALEKHWRIVTEAERTADEYGMLFWNLFQASGMESPGIAEVILSSVVPPMTGVVVSLCRDYFHADPLVVGPGVKTGMPILYDNPREVGADRIANAVAGYERSGGATIVVDFGTATTLDYVTADGEYVGGVITPGIGISLDALYQRTAKLPRVELVKPRRVVGRSTVNAIQSGVVYGYVEMVDGLVRHVIRDEELGDVYVVATGGLASLIAAESSTIREVDEFLTLDGLRIINERTRGDMG; translated from the coding sequence ATGACTCCGGGTACGAGCGGCGACCAACTATTGATGGCCATCGACGTGGGCAACACCCACACGGTCATTGGTTTGTACCGCGGCGCAGCGCTGGAAAAACACTGGAGGATCGTCACCGAGGCCGAACGTACTGCCGACGAATACGGCATGCTCTTCTGGAACCTGTTCCAGGCATCGGGCATGGAGTCTCCAGGAATCGCCGAGGTAATTCTCTCGAGCGTGGTTCCCCCGATGACCGGCGTCGTCGTGTCCCTGTGTCGCGATTACTTTCACGCCGACCCATTGGTGGTCGGGCCCGGCGTAAAAACCGGGATGCCCATACTCTACGACAACCCCAGGGAAGTGGGCGCCGACCGTATCGCCAACGCCGTGGCCGGTTATGAGCGCAGCGGCGGAGCGACCATAGTCGTCGACTTCGGAACCGCCACGACCCTCGACTACGTGACCGCCGACGGCGAGTACGTGGGCGGCGTCATCACCCCCGGCATCGGTATAAGCCTCGACGCACTTTACCAGCGCACGGCCAAACTGCCCCGGGTTGAGCTCGTCAAACCGCGCCGTGTTGTCGGGCGCAGCACGGTCAACGCCATACAATCAGGCGTCGTCTACGGCTATGTCGAAATGGTGGACGGACTCGTCCGTCACGTCATAAGGGACGAAGAACTCGGAGACGTCTACGTCGTCGCGACGGGAGGGCTGGCTTCGCTCATCGCCGCCGAGTCGTCGACCATTCGCGAGGTAGACGAGTTTCTCACTCTCGACGGACTCAGAATCATCAACGAAAGAACCCGGGGTGACATGGGTTAA
- a CDS encoding elongation factor G yields MASSSSDVRTVAIMGQGGTGKTSVADALVFAAGGNNRLGRVDEENSLFDTEPEEIKHRCSISASMFNVDWKNHAVTIVDTPGQGNFVHELKPALRGVSAAVMVLDASSGASAEAGRVGSWASAEGIPVLAFINRLDKGGSDYEAQAAIINNVLCGKAVMVQLPMLGDDGITGVVDLLRARALAYDGDTGNFSETGVGADELGADMAEKVQLARNTLVEDAAECDDELLEKYLENGQLSDDDLLAGLRAGVASAALVPMLCGSVARNLGFAPLLDAIADLLPPPCDAQPVDGIDDKGEACSISPDPDAPFVAQVFKTLIDPHAGKLSVMRILSGTATSDLHVVNTSKDSKERLGHLLHVNGRKTEQVETAGPGEIIAVAKLKDTHTGNTLADSTHRVKVRTLEPEHPAISFAITPEKTGEEDKAVQGLLRVAEEDVYLQVERDEDTGEILLSGAGQLHVEVACEKLARKYGTSVVLHAPKVPYRETVRKKVKAHGRLKKQTGGHGQFADCRIEIEPQLSGAGFTFVNKVVGGAIPRGFIPAVEKGVKEAMKKGTLAGFPVVDVKVTLYDGQYHDVDSSEMAFKMAGSMAFKEGVEQAKPILLEPFVSLVIRVPDECMGDVLGDLNSRRAKVEGMDQEGSTEEIRAKVPLAEVLRYQPDLTSMTSGRGSFEMSPSHYEQLPDHLTKSVVTATGSGT; encoded by the coding sequence GTGGCATCTTCATCTTCAGACGTACGTACCGTTGCTATCATGGGGCAGGGGGGCACGGGGAAGACCTCGGTGGCCGACGCCCTTGTTTTTGCCGCCGGTGGCAACAACCGCCTGGGCCGGGTCGACGAAGAGAACTCCCTCTTCGATACCGAGCCCGAAGAAATCAAGCACCGTTGTTCGATTTCGGCTTCGATGTTCAACGTTGACTGGAAGAACCACGCGGTCACCATCGTCGACACCCCGGGGCAGGGTAATTTTGTGCATGAACTCAAGCCGGCGTTGCGCGGCGTTTCGGCGGCGGTAATGGTGCTCGACGCCAGCTCGGGAGCCAGTGCCGAAGCGGGACGGGTTGGTTCCTGGGCCAGCGCGGAAGGCATTCCCGTACTGGCCTTCATCAACCGCCTCGACAAGGGCGGGAGCGATTATGAAGCGCAGGCTGCGATCATCAACAACGTATTGTGTGGCAAGGCGGTGATGGTGCAGCTGCCCATGCTGGGCGATGACGGCATAACCGGCGTGGTTGATCTCCTGCGGGCGCGGGCGCTGGCCTACGACGGTGACACCGGAAATTTCAGCGAGACTGGTGTGGGCGCCGACGAACTGGGCGCCGATATGGCAGAGAAGGTTCAACTGGCCCGGAATACGCTGGTAGAAGACGCGGCCGAGTGTGATGATGAACTGCTGGAAAAATACCTGGAGAACGGTCAGCTGAGCGACGACGACCTGCTGGCGGGACTGCGGGCCGGGGTCGCGTCGGCAGCGTTGGTGCCGATGCTGTGCGGGTCGGTAGCCCGCAACCTGGGTTTTGCGCCCCTGCTTGATGCTATAGCCGACCTGCTCCCACCGCCCTGCGACGCCCAGCCGGTGGACGGCATCGACGACAAGGGCGAGGCCTGCAGTATCAGCCCCGACCCGGACGCACCCTTTGTTGCACAGGTGTTCAAGACCCTCATTGACCCCCACGCGGGTAAGCTGTCGGTGATGCGAATTCTGTCGGGCACCGCGACCTCCGACCTGCACGTGGTTAACACCTCGAAGGACAGCAAGGAGAGGCTTGGCCACCTGCTGCATGTAAATGGACGCAAGACCGAGCAGGTCGAAACCGCGGGGCCGGGTGAAATCATAGCGGTGGCCAAGCTCAAGGATACGCATACGGGCAACACCCTTGCCGACTCGACGCATCGCGTGAAAGTGCGCACGCTGGAACCGGAGCACCCCGCGATATCCTTCGCCATCACGCCCGAGAAGACCGGCGAAGAGGACAAGGCCGTGCAGGGCCTGCTGCGGGTTGCCGAAGAAGACGTATACCTGCAGGTGGAGAGGGACGAAGACACCGGCGAGATTCTTCTCTCTGGTGCCGGCCAGCTTCACGTGGAGGTGGCCTGCGAAAAGCTTGCCCGCAAGTACGGCACCTCGGTCGTTCTGCATGCACCCAAGGTTCCCTACCGCGAGACGGTGCGTAAAAAGGTAAAGGCACACGGAAGATTAAAAAAACAGACCGGTGGTCATGGCCAGTTTGCCGACTGCAGGATCGAGATAGAGCCGCAGCTATCGGGGGCCGGGTTTACTTTCGTCAACAAGGTAGTCGGCGGCGCCATTCCGCGGGGCTTTATCCCCGCTGTTGAGAAAGGTGTCAAGGAGGCCATGAAGAAGGGCACCTTGGCTGGCTTTCCCGTGGTTGATGTCAAAGTGACCCTCTACGACGGCCAGTACCACGACGTGGATTCCTCGGAAATGGCTTTCAAGATGGCTGGCAGCATGGCCTTCAAGGAGGGCGTGGAGCAGGCCAAGCCGATACTTCTGGAGCCCTTCGTGTCTCTCGTGATCAGGGTGCCCGATGAGTGCATGGGCGACGTACTCGGCGATCTGAACTCGCGCAGGGCCAAGGTTGAGGGAATGGACCAGGAGGGCAGCACCGAGGAGATCAGGGCCAAGGTGCCGCTGGCCGAAGTGCTGCGCTACCAACCCGACCTCACCAGTATGACCAGCGGGCGCGGTTCTTTTGAAATGAGCCCTTCTCACTACGAGCAGCTGCCCGACCATCTGACCAAGTCGGTGGTGACAGCTACTGGATCGGGGACGTGA
- the icd gene encoding isocitrate dehydrogenase (NADP(+)), translating into MPDYEHIRVPDQGEPLSVAADGSLQVPDKPIIPFIEGDGTGPDIWKAAVGVFDAAVEQTYGGERRLQWMEVFAGEKANGVYGPDTWLPEETNQAIRDFRVAIKGPLTTPVGGGIRSINVALRQIHDLYSCVRPVRWFQGVPAPVKEPGLLDIVLFRENTEDVYSGLEFSEGSDDAGKIISLVEELTGRKLRPDSGVGIKPVSRTATRRLVRAALRYALEKNRKSVTLVHKGNIQKFTEGAFRDWGYELAVEEFRDHVITEQEMWDNHDGKCPEGKLLVQDRIADAMFQQLLLRPDEYDVIATTNLNGDYLSDAAAAQVGGLGLAPGANIGDGVAVFEATHGTAPKYAGQDKVNPGSVILSGVLMLEYLGWDEAARNITVAIEKTIGDGDVTYDLHRQMKGATLKSCSGFAAAIIDNLAN; encoded by the coding sequence TTGCCGGACTACGAGCACATACGCGTTCCAGACCAGGGCGAGCCACTGTCGGTGGCGGCCGACGGCTCGTTGCAGGTGCCCGACAAGCCGATCATTCCCTTTATCGAGGGTGACGGCACGGGACCTGATATCTGGAAGGCCGCTGTGGGGGTATTCGACGCAGCCGTAGAGCAAACTTACGGTGGCGAACGTCGCCTTCAGTGGATGGAAGTCTTTGCCGGCGAGAAAGCCAACGGTGTTTACGGACCCGACACCTGGCTGCCCGAGGAAACCAACCAGGCCATTCGCGATTTCCGCGTGGCAATAAAGGGGCCGCTCACAACCCCGGTCGGCGGCGGAATACGCTCGATCAACGTGGCGCTCAGGCAGATACACGATCTGTACTCCTGCGTGCGCCCGGTCAGGTGGTTCCAGGGGGTGCCGGCGCCCGTAAAGGAACCCGGCCTGCTCGACATAGTGCTGTTCAGGGAAAACACCGAGGACGTGTACTCCGGGCTGGAGTTCAGCGAGGGATCCGACGATGCCGGGAAAATAATCAGCCTGGTCGAAGAGCTCACGGGCCGTAAATTGAGGCCCGACTCGGGCGTCGGCATCAAGCCGGTTTCGCGTACGGCCACGCGGCGCCTGGTACGCGCGGCGCTACGCTACGCCCTCGAGAAGAACAGGAAATCCGTGACCCTGGTGCACAAGGGGAACATCCAGAAATTCACCGAGGGAGCGTTTCGCGACTGGGGCTACGAGCTGGCCGTCGAAGAGTTTCGCGACCATGTGATCACCGAACAGGAGATGTGGGACAACCACGACGGCAAATGCCCCGAGGGCAAGCTGCTGGTCCAGGACCGCATAGCCGACGCGATGTTCCAACAGCTCTTGCTCAGGCCCGACGAGTACGACGTCATAGCGACGACCAATTTGAACGGGGATTACCTGTCTGACGCGGCAGCCGCGCAGGTGGGCGGGCTGGGCCTCGCCCCTGGCGCGAACATAGGCGACGGCGTTGCCGTGTTCGAAGCGACCCACGGCACCGCCCCCAAGTACGCCGGCCAGGACAAGGTAAACCCCGGCTCAGTGATCCTGTCGGGCGTGCTGATGCTCGAGTACCTCGGCTGGGACGAGGCGGCGCGCAACATCACTGTGGCGATAGAAAAAACAATAGGCGACGGCGACGTAACCTACGACCTGCACCGGCAGATGAAGGGAGCAACCCTGAAGAGTTGTTCCGGATTTGCCGCTGCCATCATCGACAACCTCGCCAATTGA